In the Bombus pyrosoma isolate SC7728 linkage group LG15, ASM1482585v1, whole genome shotgun sequence genome, one interval contains:
- the LOC122576114 gene encoding uncharacterized protein LOC122576114: protein MKIIAVVVLLSAVVLAAGQSLEDCLQSDSISCVQKSLYRKAKEFFDKDSFELFSGVSLVKSADSQGRSSRTSKELMYEQEIDAANSVTDRQSALENFVSEEAGEFLTGRSLRINFAPAFEKIGESARAISDSAPEEIRQAVNEVVEGRGRKKMLKTILPLLIAAKVKIGALATLAYFAIGIIAKKAILASLVSLAISAFIGLKALWSKNSDVTPYNGWNGGNAGWSAPVASGGWSSGGSWDDSHNYAQNQAYSGYHH from the exons ATGAAGATAATCGCCGTTGTGGTTCTATTATCAGCCGTTGTTCTGGCCGCCGGACAAAGCTTGGAGGATTGTCTGCAGAGCGACAGCATCTCTTGCGTGCAGAAGAGCTTGTACCGGAAGGCGAAGGAGTTCTTCGACAAGGACAGCTTCGAACTGTTCAGTGGTGTTAGCTTGGTGAAGAGCGCGGACAGTCAGGGAAGAAGCTCTAGAACTAGTAAAGAGTTGATGTACGAGCAGGAAATCGACGCGGCTAACAGTGTCACAGATAGACAGAGTGCTCTCGAGAATTTTGTCAGCGAGGAAGCTGGAGAGTTCCTCACTGGTCGCAGTCTTAGG ATCAATTTCGCTCCTGCTTTTGAAAAGATCGGAGAATCTGCCCGTGCCATCAGCGACTCTGCACCGGAAGAGATTCGCCAAGCCGTTAATGAAGTCGTTGAAG gTCGGGGCAGGAAAAAGATGCTGAAAACGATCTTACCTCTGCTGATCGCGGCGAAAGTGAAAATCGGAGCCCTCGCTACCCTGGCGTACTTCGCCATCGGTATCATAGCTAAGAAGGCCATCCTCGCCTCCCTCGTTTCACTTGCCATTTCTGCGTTCATCGGTTTGAAGGCACTTTGGTCGAAGAATTCCGATGTCACCCCCTACAATGGGTGGAACGGCGGCAATGCTGGATGGTCCGCGCCAGTTGCGAGCGGAGGATGGTCTTCCGGTGGCTCGTGGGACGATTCCCACAATTACGCACAGAACCAAGCGTACTCCGGATATCATCACTAA
- the LOC122575342 gene encoding uncharacterized protein LOC122575342: protein MDWFRSASIRGQQRRCLALCLLIVCLLSTTTQAYSADANDTKDPFSGFATDCSTTDSKNASVSCYGVRIVRKIMQQLLEKSSKEPNIEIFDGVSLVEVPGTGPIRKGRFMKGFGNMGTLMQFLEGRELRIKLPSFLPQNIESALQESLPADQARAGGGGGFGGGGFGGGGGGGGGGKKGGNGGIMLLALMMGKMMAALGFGALGLLAMKALMVSALALMLSLIVAVKKLASSHDSGGGHHVVYAQDVGHHHYRKKRSLSEEDHDLPYRGYAHLFGDSRVS, encoded by the exons ATGGATTGGTTCAGGAGCGCGTCTATACGCGGACAGCAACGTCGTTGTTTGGCCCTCTGTCTGCTGATCGTTTGCCTACTTTCTACCACGACACAGGCCTACTCCGCGGACGCCAACGATACGAAGGATCCTTTCAGCGGATTTGCGACCGACTGCTCGACAACGGACTCTAAAAACGCATCTGTATCCTGCTACGGAGTCAGGATAGTCAGGAAGATCATGCAACAGCTATTAGAGAAGTCTAGCAAGGAGCCTAATATCGAGATCTTTGATGGCGTCAGTTTGGTCGAGGTACCAGGAACTGGCCCCATTCGTAAAGGAAGGTTCATGAAAGGATTTGGAAATATGGGAACCCTGATGCAGTTTCTGGAGGGAAGAGAACTCAGAATTAAGCTGCCAAGCTTCTTGCCGCAAAATATCGAGAGTGCTCTCCAAGAGAGTCTACCGGCTGATCAAG cCAGAGCAGGTGGTGGTGGCGGTTTTGGAGGCGGCGGATTCGGAGGCGGCGGTGGTGGAGGTGGCGGCGGAAAGAAGGGCGGCAATGGCGGAATAATGCTACTGGCGCTGATGATGG GCAAGATGATGGCGGCGCTAGGATTCGGTGCTCTCGGTTTGCTAGCCATGAAGGCGTTGATGGTGTCGGCATTGGCGCTCATGCTCTCGTTGATTGTCGCCGTGAAGAAGTTGGCTAGCAGCCACGATAGCGGCGGTGGACATCACGTAGTCTACGCGCAGGACGTCGGCCACCATCACTACCGGAAGAAACGGTCCCTCAGCGAGGAGGACCACGATCTTCCGTATAGAGGCTACGCGCACCTGTTCGGTGATTCGCGGGTGTCCTGA